In Pseudobythopirellula maris, a single window of DNA contains:
- a CDS encoding FHA domain-containing protein, whose protein sequence is MEDSTPPALARHSTARRRFGLTTGRWAAPIGSLSQTPTAYYGDRPVAGRDAFSTPETADRRMVWVDAVGGFLLCLGDEVAIGQPDGGDKGAAEPTVGVLAGLSRRHAVITRQGGVHVLDPLGPVALDGRPLSGPTVLPTTAMLKLGDRVEMRFSRPHALSATARLEMLSGHRTSPACDAIVLMAESCVLGPKETSHIRCPGWSGEAILTRSGGEISCRANVPLAVSGVRATGPVRAAPGARIEGQDFSFSVELAVESG, encoded by the coding sequence ATGGAAGACTCGACCCCCCCGGCCCTCGCCCGCCACTCAACTGCCAGGCGTCGCTTTGGCCTCACCACCGGCCGCTGGGCGGCGCCGATCGGCTCGCTTTCTCAGACCCCTACGGCCTATTACGGAGATCGACCCGTGGCCGGCCGCGACGCATTCAGCACCCCGGAAACCGCCGACCGGCGCATGGTGTGGGTCGACGCCGTGGGAGGTTTTCTCCTTTGCCTCGGCGACGAGGTCGCCATCGGCCAGCCGGACGGCGGGGACAAGGGAGCTGCCGAGCCGACGGTTGGCGTGCTCGCCGGGCTGTCGCGTCGCCACGCGGTGATCACCCGCCAAGGGGGCGTTCACGTCCTCGACCCGCTGGGCCCCGTGGCCCTCGATGGCCGGCCGCTCAGCGGCCCCACGGTGCTGCCCACCACGGCGATGCTCAAGCTCGGCGACCGCGTGGAGATGCGTTTCAGCAGGCCGCACGCCTTGAGCGCCACCGCCCGGCTCGAAATGCTCAGCGGCCACCGCACGTCGCCCGCCTGCGACGCGATCGTGCTGATGGCCGAGAGCTGCGTGCTGGGGCCTAAGGAAACTAGCCACATCCGCTGCCCCGGTTGGTCGGGCGAGGCGATCCTCACTCGCAGCGGCGGCGAGATCAGCTGCCGTGCGAACGTCCCCCTGGCTGTCAGCGGCGTGCGGGCGACCGGCCCGGTGCGGGCGGCGCCCGGAGCGCGGATTGAGGGGCAAGATTTCTCGTTCAGTGTCGAATTGGCGGTAGAGAGCGGGTGA
- a CDS encoding serine/threonine-protein kinase, with the protein MLATLRKKAELMKPSPPATPDDPPGADAAVGRSVDGAGSGPTGRFLYASGARPLEGYTIKRGVGRGGFGEVYFAQSDAGKEVALKLIRRNLDVELRGVRHCLNLKHPNLVSLYDIRTDSSGDEWVVMEYVSGESLEQLLDRYPHGLPVEQAVAWMRSIARGVAYLHDSGIVHRDLKPGNLFLDKSNLAEDPLPGVVKLGDYGLSKFISCSRRSGQTESVGTVHYMAPEIANGRYGQEIDTYALGVIFYEMLTGSVPFEGESVGEVLMKHLTAEPDLGKLAEPFRTIVSKALAKDPTQRFGSVGELIAMLPGSAPAAAAAPEPMVPLTPSAADDDGVWRPVSTPPHVPQPSQLEPEPLWQGIKDLSHGVSQGWRDWGAPPLAKAILLLTAMTFAVLSSGAWLMALVPIVPLYAIYYMVWDTFIRRRGPVAPPKPTAAATQSSPPTVQLNAEQRRVRRTRTHWRVLARKQLAERSAWTASRELVGSMLVAATICGIAASTAAATMAEAYRADPIALGLWLGVTATLASWGVLAVNAYAETRFEDHAPVRGMLAVVGAGVGLAAWALGGVLMQGAPLDDGWAIEFFDSLIGHTNLKWGDDLNEPGDQQLVSPPAVVSAVYFAALMFACRWQRLANFTRRKRIAFWPIVGCLAWAWGLHLFAWYPQPAALIIAATAALAIQASSHWLPPSKRTELARGV; encoded by the coding sequence ATGTTGGCCACACTCCGCAAGAAAGCCGAGTTGATGAAACCGAGCCCCCCCGCCACGCCCGACGACCCCCCCGGCGCCGACGCCGCGGTGGGTCGCTCCGTCGACGGGGCCGGCTCGGGGCCGACCGGCCGGTTCCTCTACGCCAGCGGCGCCCGCCCGCTCGAGGGCTACACCATCAAACGCGGCGTCGGCCGCGGCGGCTTCGGCGAGGTCTATTTCGCCCAGAGCGACGCCGGTAAAGAGGTCGCGCTCAAGCTGATCCGTCGCAACCTCGACGTCGAGCTCCGCGGCGTGCGGCACTGCCTGAACCTCAAGCACCCCAACCTGGTGTCGCTCTACGACATCCGAACCGACTCGTCTGGCGACGAATGGGTCGTGATGGAGTACGTCTCGGGTGAGTCGCTCGAGCAGCTGCTCGACCGCTATCCCCACGGCCTGCCCGTGGAGCAGGCCGTCGCCTGGATGCGCTCGATCGCCCGCGGCGTCGCCTACCTGCACGACAGCGGCATCGTGCACCGCGACCTGAAGCCGGGCAACCTGTTCCTCGACAAGTCGAACTTGGCCGAGGACCCGCTGCCGGGCGTGGTGAAGCTGGGCGATTACGGCCTGTCGAAGTTCATCTCGTGCAGCCGCCGCAGCGGCCAGACCGAGAGCGTCGGCACGGTCCACTACATGGCGCCGGAGATCGCCAACGGCCGCTACGGCCAGGAGATCGACACCTACGCCCTGGGCGTGATCTTCTACGAGATGCTCACCGGCAGTGTGCCGTTCGAGGGCGAAAGCGTTGGCGAGGTGCTGATGAAGCACCTCACGGCCGAGCCCGACTTGGGCAAGCTCGCCGAGCCGTTCCGCACGATCGTTAGCAAGGCGCTCGCCAAGGACCCCACGCAGCGGTTTGGCAGCGTGGGAGAGTTGATCGCCATGCTGCCCGGCTCGGCGCCGGCCGCAGCAGCCGCGCCCGAGCCAATGGTTCCGCTCACCCCGTCCGCCGCTGACGACGACGGCGTGTGGCGCCCGGTCAGCACCCCGCCGCATGTGCCGCAGCCCTCGCAGCTCGAGCCCGAGCCGCTGTGGCAAGGGATCAAGGACCTCAGCCACGGCGTCTCGCAAGGATGGCGTGACTGGGGGGCGCCGCCATTGGCCAAGGCGATACTGCTGCTCACGGCGATGACTTTTGCCGTCCTCTCGTCGGGGGCGTGGCTGATGGCGCTCGTGCCGATCGTGCCGCTCTACGCGATCTACTACATGGTGTGGGACACGTTCATCCGCCGCCGCGGGCCCGTGGCGCCGCCCAAGCCAACGGCCGCCGCCACCCAATCCTCCCCCCCCACGGTCCAACTCAACGCCGAGCAGCGCCGCGTGCGACGCACCCGCACGCACTGGCGAGTGTTGGCCCGCAAGCAGCTCGCTGAGCGCAGCGCCTGGACCGCGTCGCGTGAGCTGGTCGGCTCGATGCTCGTCGCCGCGACCATCTGCGGCATTGCGGCGTCGACGGCCGCTGCGACGATGGCCGAGGCGTACCGCGCCGACCCCATCGCGCTCGGCCTGTGGCTCGGCGTCACGGCGACGCTCGCCAGCTGGGGAGTGCTCGCCGTGAACGCCTACGCCGAGACCCGCTTCGAGGACCACGCCCCGGTGCGTGGCATGCTCGCGGTCGTGGGCGCCGGCGTGGGGCTGGCGGCCTGGGCGCTCGGCGGCGTGCTCATGCAGGGCGCCCCGCTCGACGATGGCTGGGCCATCGAGTTCTTCGACAGCTTAATCGGCCACACCAACTTGAAGTGGGGCGACGACCTCAACGAGCCGGGCGACCAGCAATTGGTCTCACCCCCGGCGGTCGTGTCCGCCGTTTACTTCGCCGCATTGATGTTCGCCTGCCGCTGGCAGCGGCTGGCAAACTTCACACGACGCAAGCGGATCGCCTTCTGGCCGATCGTCGGTTGCTTGGCGTGGGCGTGGGGCCTGCACCTGTTCGCTTGGTACCCGCAGCCCGCGGCGCTGATTATCGCCGCCACGGCGGCCTTAGCGATCCAGGCCTCGAGCCATTGGTTGCCGCCGAGCAAGCGGACCGAGCTGGCCCGCGGCGTTTGA
- a CDS encoding RNA polymerase sigma factor, whose amino-acid sequence MPHALNPDALIVEEIRGGDHAVRQEAWGRLIGEYEGRLLAFVESRLRNRAASEDVVQETFIGFLNSLPNYDVRRPLESWLFSIAAHKLTDSMRREGRRPAVPLSSTANSSGGAWEPPGSARGASTIARSGERRCLEEEALADALVEILGRWRSKDDWQKVQCMELLFVRGVSNKEVADCLGLTEQQVANFKFDFLAGVKKLVRKQGLNEDVFPELGEDP is encoded by the coding sequence ATGCCCCACGCCCTCAACCCCGACGCACTGATCGTCGAGGAAATCCGCGGCGGCGATCACGCCGTGCGGCAGGAGGCGTGGGGACGGCTCATCGGCGAGTACGAGGGGCGGCTGCTGGCGTTCGTGGAGAGCCGCCTGCGCAACCGCGCGGCGAGCGAGGACGTGGTCCAAGAGACCTTCATCGGCTTCCTCAACAGTTTGCCGAACTACGATGTTCGCCGCCCGCTGGAGAGCTGGCTCTTCTCGATCGCGGCGCACAAGCTGACCGACTCGATGCGTCGCGAAGGCCGCCGGCCCGCGGTGCCGCTGAGCTCGACCGCCAACTCGAGCGGCGGCGCCTGGGAGCCCCCCGGCTCGGCGCGCGGCGCGAGCACCATCGCCCGCAGCGGCGAACGACGCTGCCTCGAAGAGGAGGCCCTGGCCGACGCCCTCGTCGAGATCTTGGGCCGCTGGCGGTCGAAGGACGACTGGCAAAAGGTGCAATGCATGGAGCTGCTGTTCGTCCGCGGCGTGTCGAACAAAGAGGTGGCCGATTGCCTGGGACTCACCGAGCAGCAGGTGGCCAATTTCAAATTCGACTTCCTGGCGGGCGTCAAAAAGCTCGTCCGCAAGCAAGGGCTCAACGAGGACGTGTTCCCCGAGTTGGGCGAAGACCCCTGA